Proteins encoded by one window of Winogradskyella sp. PG-2:
- a CDS encoding LacI family DNA-binding transcriptional regulator, which translates to MKRKITLKQIARELDVSISTVSKALRDSSEISADTIQKVQAFAKLYNYRPNNIALSLKNRRTNTIGIIIPEIVHHFFSKVIRGVELIANKRGYNVIIGLSNESFSKEVINMEMLANGSIDGFILSISKETQQLQDYHHFNETMSQGMPIVMFDRVVSDMQCDKVIVDDFKGARKAVEKLIENECKHIALITTKDYVSVGKLRTQGYLEALEDHKITPQANLILKVDDTLDYEVHLDALEKEIEQLFKSNNSIDGVFAVNELYALSAMKVARKLGLDIPNDIQVIGFTDGVLSKHATPGLTTVSQHAQQMGERAADLLIDKLESENEEEDEVYQTVVIPTDLIERESTK; encoded by the coding sequence ATGAAACGAAAAATCACCCTCAAACAGATAGCTCGAGAATTAGATGTTTCTATCTCAACAGTGTCTAAAGCATTAAGAGATAGTTCTGAGATTAGTGCAGATACTATCCAAAAAGTTCAAGCTTTTGCTAAGCTATATAACTATCGTCCTAATAATATTGCTTTAAGCCTTAAAAACAGAAGGACTAACACTATTGGGATTATTATTCCTGAGATAGTACATCACTTTTTTTCAAAAGTGATTAGAGGAGTAGAATTAATAGCTAATAAAAGAGGCTATAATGTAATTATTGGGTTGTCCAATGAGTCTTTTTCCAAGGAAGTTATCAATATGGAAATGCTTGCGAATGGGAGTATAGACGGTTTTATATTGTCAATTTCTAAAGAAACACAGCAACTTCAAGATTATCATCATTTTAACGAAACTATGAGTCAAGGTATGCCTATTGTAATGTTTGATCGTGTTGTGTCAGATATGCAATGCGATAAAGTTATTGTTGATGATTTTAAAGGCGCTAGAAAAGCAGTTGAAAAATTGATAGAAAATGAATGCAAGCATATCGCTTTAATAACTACCAAGGATTATGTAAGTGTTGGTAAATTGAGAACTCAGGGTTATTTGGAGGCTTTGGAAGATCATAAAATAACTCCTCAAGCTAATTTAATATTGAAGGTAGATGACACTCTCGATTATGAAGTTCATCTTGATGCGCTCGAAAAAGAGATAGAGCAACTTTTTAAATCAAATAATTCTATTGACGGTGTTTTTGCAGTAAATGAACTGTACGCACTATCTGCTATGAAAGTGGCAAGGAAATTAGGATTAGATATACCTAATGATATACAAGTTATAGGATTTACAGATGGCGTTCTGTCAAAGCATGCTACACCAGGTTTAACTACTGTTAGTCAACATGCACAACAGATGGGTGAAAGAGCTGCAGATTTATTAATTGACAAATTAGAGAGTGAAAATGAAGAAGAAGATGAAGTCTACCAAACAGTAGTTATTCCTACCGATTTAATAGAACGAGAATCCACTAAATAG
- a CDS encoding MFS transporter translates to MEKRTLGFWEIWNMSFGFLGIQMGFALQNANVSRIFQTLGAEIEDIPILWVAAPLTGLIIQPIIGYFSDRTWHPKLGRRRPYFLIGAILASLALFIMPNSPVLWFAAGMLWIMDASINVSMEPFRAFVGDNLPDHQATKGFAMQSFFIGIGAYVASKLPNILTYYGVANTAPEGVIPDSVKYSFYIGGAVFLIAVLWTVIKSKEYSPEEMKVFEEAESNNYKVEEKSESWFTSNGKSHIKNGLIVFIIGLITSYLIYRYELKKDLYVLTIGLLTFGGLSLIVSGFMQKSGNHKNGFVAIMNDFQNMPTVMKQLAWVQFFSWFALFSMWIYMTPAVTEHIYSTVDATSEAYNTGANRVNNMFANYNIIAAAVAFLLPLLAKRTSRKFTHFLALVAGGFGLMSIYFISNPTSINLEWLPMIGIGIAWASILSIPYAMLSGSLPASKMGYYMGVFNFFIVIPQLVAASILGFMVSKFFNNEPVYALFVGGISMIVAGLLTLRVKDSISK, encoded by the coding sequence ATGGAAAAGCGTACACTCGGATTTTGGGAAATTTGGAACATGAGTTTCGGTTTCTTAGGTATTCAAATGGGTTTTGCCCTACAAAATGCTAATGTTAGTAGAATTTTTCAAACTTTAGGAGCAGAAATAGAAGACATCCCTATTTTATGGGTTGCTGCACCACTTACAGGTTTGATTATTCAGCCTATTATAGGTTATTTTAGCGATAGAACATGGCATCCTAAATTAGGAAGAAGAAGACCTTATTTCTTAATTGGAGCTATCCTTGCCTCTCTGGCATTATTCATTATGCCAAATTCACCAGTTTTATGGTTTGCTGCAGGAATGTTGTGGATTATGGATGCTTCTATTAATGTCTCAATGGAGCCTTTTAGAGCATTTGTAGGGGATAATCTACCAGACCATCAAGCCACAAAAGGATTTGCAATGCAAAGCTTTTTTATCGGAATTGGAGCTTATGTAGCTTCAAAACTTCCAAATATTCTTACCTATTATGGTGTTGCAAATACAGCTCCTGAAGGAGTTATACCAGATTCTGTAAAATATTCATTTTACATTGGAGGTGCAGTTTTTTTAATTGCAGTTTTGTGGACAGTTATAAAATCAAAAGAATATAGTCCGGAAGAAATGAAGGTTTTTGAAGAGGCTGAATCTAATAACTATAAAGTAGAAGAAAAATCAGAAAGTTGGTTCACTTCCAATGGAAAATCACATATTAAAAATGGTTTAATTGTTTTTATCATTGGTTTAATTACGAGCTATTTAATTTATAGGTACGAACTTAAAAAAGATTTATATGTTTTAACCATAGGCTTATTAACTTTTGGTGGTTTGTCATTAATTGTTTCAGGATTTATGCAGAAAAGTGGGAATCATAAAAATGGTTTTGTCGCAATAATGAATGACTTTCAGAATATGCCAACAGTTATGAAACAACTTGCTTGGGTTCAGTTCTTTTCTTGGTTTGCATTATTTTCAATGTGGATTTATATGACACCTGCAGTTACTGAACATATTTACAGTACTGTAGATGCAACTTCAGAGGCATATAATACTGGTGCTAATAGAGTAAATAATATGTTTGCTAATTATAATATAATAGCAGCTGCTGTTGCATTTCTATTGCCATTGTTAGCTAAACGTACCAGTAGAAAGTTTACACATTTTTTAGCTCTAGTTGCTGGTGGATTCGGTTTAATGTCTATTTATTTTATTAGTAATCCTACTTCAATAAATTTAGAATGGTTACCTATGATAGGAATAGGTATAGCATGGGCATCAATCCTTTCAATTCCTTACGCTATGTTATCTGGATCATTACCGGCTAGTAAAATGGGCTATTATATGGGAGTATTTAATTTTTTTATTGTAATTCCGCAACTTGTAGCAGCTTCCATATTAGGATTTATGGTTTCAAAATTTTTCAATAATGAACCTGTTTACGCTTTATTTGTTGGTGGAATTTCAATGATAGTTGCAGGACTTCTAACATTAAGAGTAAAAGATTCTATTTCAAAATAA
- the pgmB gene encoding beta-phosphoglucomutase has product MNKKGFIFDLDGVIVDTAKYHFLAWQRLAKSLDIDFTEEENEQLKGVSRVHSLEKILAWGNKTISEAQFTELMGKKNEEYLSYIAEMSSDEILPDVPRVLETLIEKQQPISLGSASKNARIILERVALKKHFDAIVDGNDVSKAKPDPEVFLIAAKLLNIKPKDCIVFEDSVAGVEAANTANMISIGIGNEAVLGDAQYVFKDFTEISDDFINKLINN; this is encoded by the coding sequence ATGAACAAAAAAGGATTCATATTCGATCTAGATGGTGTTATTGTAGACACTGCTAAATATCATTTTTTAGCATGGCAAAGACTAGCTAAAAGTTTAGATATAGACTTTACAGAAGAAGAAAACGAGCAACTTAAAGGAGTAAGTCGTGTACACTCATTAGAAAAAATATTAGCTTGGGGAAATAAAACTATATCCGAAGCTCAATTTACTGAGCTTATGGGTAAAAAGAACGAGGAATATTTGAGCTATATCGCAGAAATGAGTAGCGATGAAATTTTGCCAGATGTACCAAGGGTTTTAGAAACATTGATAGAGAAACAACAACCAATATCATTGGGTTCTGCAAGTAAAAATGCTAGAATTATTTTAGAACGTGTTGCATTAAAAAAACATTTTGATGCTATAGTAGATGGCAATGATGTTAGTAAAGCTAAACCAGACCCAGAAGTGTTTTTAATAGCAGCTAAATTATTAAATATAAAACCAAAAGATTGTATTGTTTTTGAAGATTCAGTTGCTGGTGTAGAAGCTGCAAATACAGCTAATATGATATCTATTGGTATAGGTAATGAAGCTGTTTTAGGTGATGCGCAATATGTATTCAAAGATTTTACTGAAATCTCAGATGATTTCATCAATAAATTAATCAATAATTAA
- a CDS encoding glycoside hydrolase family 65 protein → MNLDYIIPNSWSIVEEGFHPDRVKASESLFSIGNGAMGQRANFEEQYSGSTFQGSYIAGVYYPDKTRVGWWKNGYPEYFAKVLNAPNWIGINVFINDEPLDLNTCKKVENFKRELNMKEGWLSRSFVATLQNDIKVEVNVKRFLSLDIDELGVVEYSVKPLNTDATINYKPYIDSGITNEDTNWDDKFWDTLNVSHENNQAFIQAKTMKTDFYTCTFMESQVFIDGKSVIIEPNIKADANYASFSYSYEVKQNEIYSIHKFGGYTVDRNHSKNELVSIAKSILKKGTKSGFSFLLNAQKNAWAKIWDMADITIDGDVKAQQGIRFNIFHLNQTYLGTDPQLNIGPKGFTGEKYGGSTYWDTEAYCIPFYMATKDQSVARNLLTYRYKHLEKAIENAEKLGFKNGAALYPMVTMNGEECHNEWEITFEEIHRNGAIAFAIFNYYRYTGDYSYIPEMGLEVLIGIARFWHQRATFSTEKNKYVILGVTGPNEYENNVNNNWYTNYVAQWCINYALENIERIKGGFEDDYTRISGKTKITHEELALWKKVADDMYFPYSEKHNVYLQQDGFLDKELITVADLDQSQRPINQKWSWDRILRSPYIKQADTLQGMYFFEDQFTTEELERHFDFYEPFTVHESSLSPCVHSIQAAKLDRMEQAYTFYLRTSRLDLDDYNHEVDEGLHITSMAGTWMSIVEGFGGMRVKNDTLTFEPKIPEQWKAYSFKVNFRNQILKVSVNQSETHFELEGEHDLQIKVNGKSVTISPNGLVTV, encoded by the coding sequence ATGAATCTAGATTATATCATACCAAATTCTTGGTCAATTGTAGAAGAAGGATTTCATCCAGATCGAGTTAAGGCATCAGAAAGTCTATTTAGTATAGGTAATGGTGCAATGGGACAACGTGCAAATTTTGAAGAGCAGTATTCTGGCTCAACATTTCAAGGGAGTTATATCGCAGGAGTTTATTATCCGGATAAGACAAGAGTAGGTTGGTGGAAAAACGGTTATCCAGAATATTTTGCCAAAGTGCTTAATGCACCAAACTGGATAGGTATTAACGTTTTTATAAATGATGAACCTTTAGATCTTAACACCTGTAAAAAGGTTGAAAATTTTAAAAGGGAGCTTAACATGAAAGAAGGTTGGTTGTCTAGAAGTTTTGTAGCCACCCTTCAAAATGACATTAAAGTTGAAGTCAATGTAAAGCGTTTCTTAAGCTTAGATATAGACGAATTAGGTGTTGTTGAGTATTCGGTAAAACCATTGAATACAGATGCTACAATTAACTACAAACCATACATTGATAGTGGTATTACAAACGAAGATACCAATTGGGATGATAAGTTTTGGGATACTTTGAATGTGAGTCACGAAAATAATCAGGCTTTCATTCAAGCTAAAACTATGAAAACAGATTTTTACACTTGTACGTTCATGGAGTCGCAAGTTTTTATCGATGGAAAATCAGTTATCATAGAACCAAATATAAAGGCTGATGCTAATTATGCTTCTTTTAGCTATAGCTATGAGGTAAAGCAAAATGAAATATATTCAATTCATAAGTTCGGTGGTTATACTGTAGATAGAAATCATAGTAAAAATGAATTGGTAAGTATTGCAAAATCAATTTTAAAGAAGGGTACAAAGTCAGGTTTTTCATTTTTGCTAAACGCGCAAAAAAATGCTTGGGCTAAAATTTGGGATATGGCTGACATTACTATTGATGGTGATGTTAAAGCTCAGCAAGGTATTAGATTTAATATTTTTCATTTAAATCAAACCTATCTTGGGACTGATCCACAATTAAATATTGGACCAAAAGGATTTACTGGCGAAAAATATGGAGGAAGTACCTATTGGGATACCGAAGCCTATTGTATTCCTTTTTACATGGCTACCAAAGATCAAAGTGTTGCAAGGAATTTACTAACCTACAGGTATAAACATTTAGAAAAAGCTATTGAAAATGCTGAAAAACTAGGTTTTAAAAATGGTGCGGCTTTATATCCTATGGTAACCATGAATGGTGAAGAATGCCACAACGAATGGGAAATTACTTTTGAGGAAATTCATAGAAATGGAGCCATTGCATTTGCTATTTTTAACTATTACAGATATACAGGTGACTATAGCTATATACCAGAAATGGGATTAGAAGTATTAATAGGTATTGCTCGTTTTTGGCATCAAAGGGCAACATTTTCAACAGAAAAAAATAAATACGTAATTCTTGGAGTTACAGGACCTAACGAATACGAAAATAACGTTAACAATAATTGGTACACAAACTATGTAGCACAATGGTGTATTAACTATGCCTTAGAAAATATAGAAAGGATAAAAGGTGGTTTTGAAGATGACTATACTCGAATTTCTGGCAAAACAAAAATTACGCATGAAGAATTAGCACTTTGGAAAAAAGTAGCTGATGATATGTATTTCCCATATTCTGAAAAACACAATGTTTATTTACAGCAAGATGGATTTTTAGATAAAGAATTAATTACAGTGGCTGACTTAGATCAGTCGCAACGTCCAATAAATCAAAAATGGTCTTGGGACAGAATATTACGTTCTCCATACATAAAACAAGCAGATACACTTCAAGGCATGTATTTCTTTGAAGATCAATTTACAACTGAAGAATTAGAACGCCATTTCGATTTTTACGAACCTTTTACAGTTCACGAAAGTTCATTATCTCCTTGCGTACATAGTATTCAGGCTGCAAAGTTAGATCGTATGGAACAAGCTTACACCTTTTATCTAAGAACATCGCGTTTAGATTTAGATGATTATAATCACGAAGTTGACGAAGGTTTGCACATTACATCAATGGCTGGTACATGGATGAGTATAGTAGAAGGTTTTGGAGGTATGCGTGTTAAAAATGACACCTTAACTTTTGAACCAAAAATTCCAGAGCAATGGAAAGCGTATTCATTTAAAGTCAATTTTAGAAATCAAATTTTAAAAGTAAGTGTAAATCAAAGTGAAACACATTTTGAGTTGGAAGGAGAACATGATTTACAAATTAAGGTAAATGGAAAATCAGTAACCATATCACCAAATGGTTTGGTAACAGTGTAA